A genomic window from Nocardioides rotundus includes:
- a CDS encoding tetratricopeptide repeat protein has translation MSDDRRRGSGRPGQARSGQQSRSGQSGRSGSSQGRSGRPEQTGRGRPRTQGGKPAGAGSKGGRPARKGDWKRPAEKQEPRTAEQAKYDGPPIPDHITGRELDRSVAAQLKGLPDRLALRVARHLAAAQELIEEDPETAYQHTLAARARAGRLAVVREATGEAAYAAGHYAEALADLRAAKRMNGATAYLPMMADSHRALGKPEQALKLARSEGVKNFDSPARAEMTLVESGARRDMGQLDAALRVLEQAPLMSSSREPWVVRLRYAYADTLLAAGREEEALAWFHRTHAIDGTEITDAAERAEELERGRE, from the coding sequence GTGAGCGACGATCGTCGTCGTGGTTCGGGACGCCCCGGACAGGCCCGGTCCGGGCAGCAGAGCCGATCCGGTCAGTCGGGGCGTTCGGGCTCCTCGCAGGGCCGCTCCGGTCGCCCGGAGCAGACCGGCAGGGGTCGACCGCGCACCCAGGGCGGCAAGCCCGCGGGCGCCGGGAGCAAGGGGGGACGCCCAGCCCGGAAGGGGGACTGGAAGCGCCCCGCGGAGAAGCAGGAGCCGCGCACGGCCGAGCAGGCCAAGTACGACGGCCCGCCGATCCCGGACCACATCACCGGCCGTGAGCTCGACCGGTCCGTGGCGGCCCAGCTCAAGGGGCTGCCGGACCGGCTGGCCCTGCGGGTGGCTCGGCACCTGGCCGCCGCGCAGGAGCTGATCGAGGAGGACCCCGAGACCGCCTACCAGCACACCCTGGCCGCACGAGCGCGTGCCGGCCGGCTGGCCGTGGTGCGCGAGGCGACGGGGGAGGCCGCCTATGCGGCCGGGCACTACGCCGAGGCGCTGGCCGACCTGCGGGCGGCCAAGCGGATGAACGGCGCCACCGCCTATCTCCCGATGATGGCCGACAGCCACCGCGCTCTGGGGAAGCCCGAGCAGGCCCTCAAGCTGGCCCGGAGCGAGGGCGTGAAGAACTTCGACTCTCCGGCCCGCGCGGAGATGACCCTGGTCGAGTCCGGTGCCCGCCGCGACATGGGACAGCTGGACGCCGCTCTGCGGGTGCTGGAGCAGGCTCCGCTCATGTCCAGCAGCCGGGAGCCCTGGGTGGTGCGCCTGCGCTACGCCTACGCCGACACGCTGCTGGCAGCGGGACGCGAGGAGGAGGCGCTGGCCTGGTTCCACCGGACCCACGCGATCGACGGCACCGAGATCACCGATGCCGCGGAGCGCGCGGAGGAGCTGGAGCGCGGCCGGGAGTGA
- a CDS encoding DUF3145 domain-containing protein, with product MTPATTRGVLYVHSAPSALCPHIEWAVAGVLGSAVSLEWTPQPAQSGSYRAELSWNGDVGTAAAITSALRGWNHLRFEVTEEPGTGTEGARFSYTPDLGVFHAVTGVHGDIMIPEDRLKAAVVRAAVGDATLLVEIDRLLGKPWDDELESFRYAGEGAPVRWLHQVV from the coding sequence ATGACGCCTGCCACGACGCGCGGTGTTCTCTACGTGCACTCGGCGCCGTCCGCGCTCTGCCCGCACATCGAGTGGGCCGTCGCGGGGGTCCTGGGGTCGGCCGTCAGCCTGGAGTGGACGCCGCAGCCGGCGCAGTCCGGCAGCTACCGCGCCGAGCTCTCCTGGAACGGCGACGTCGGCACCGCCGCGGCCATCACCTCCGCGCTGCGCGGCTGGAACCACCTCCGCTTCGAGGTCACCGAGGAGCCCGGCACGGGCACCGAGGGAGCGCGATTCTCCTACACCCCCGACCTGGGCGTCTTCCATGCCGTCACCGGCGTGCACGGCGACATCATGATCCCCGAGGACCGGCTCAAGGCCGCCGTCGTGCGGGCCGCGGTCGGCGACGCCACGCTGCTCGTCGAGATCGACCGCCTGCTCGGCAAGCCCTGGGACGACGAGCTGGAGAGCTTCCGGTACGCCGGCGAGGGCGCCCCCGTCCGCTGGCTCCACCAGGTCGTCTGA
- the fabF gene encoding beta-ketoacyl-ACP synthase II, whose amino-acid sequence MTSRRVVVTGMGVTSPVGGDLASTWQALTNGTSGVRRLEDEWAEDMPVKIAGRVAVEPSEVLERVKARRLDRSSQFAVIAADQAWEDSGLGDDVERERLGVALASGIGGVTTLLENHDALRDRGPRRVSPLAVPMLMPNAPAANVSLKYGARAAVHAPTSACASGNEAIAMAIDMIRLGRADVVIAGGTEAAIHPLPMAAFANMMALSKNDGDPTTVSRPWDTGRDGFVLGEGGAALILESEEHAKARGARIYAAVLGAGISNDAHDIAQPDPEGRGGTRAIRQAIEAAEVSPSDVRHVNAHATSTPLGDVAEGLMLHAVLGDAVDDVVVTSTKSMTGHLLGGAGALEAVATVMALHERVSPPTINLDDKDPKVDLDIPTKARDLPEGDIVGLNNSFGFGGANVAVAFGSVS is encoded by the coding sequence ATGACCTCTCGACGCGTCGTCGTCACCGGCATGGGCGTCACCTCGCCCGTCGGCGGCGACCTGGCCTCCACGTGGCAGGCCCTGACCAACGGCACCTCCGGCGTCCGGCGCCTCGAGGACGAATGGGCCGAGGACATGCCGGTGAAGATCGCCGGCCGGGTGGCCGTGGAGCCGTCCGAGGTGCTCGAGCGGGTCAAGGCCCGCCGGCTGGACCGGTCCTCCCAGTTCGCCGTGATCGCCGCCGACCAGGCCTGGGAGGACTCCGGCCTCGGTGACGACGTCGAGCGGGAGCGTCTCGGGGTGGCGCTCGCCTCCGGCATCGGCGGCGTGACCACGCTGCTGGAGAACCACGACGCGTTGCGCGACCGCGGCCCCCGCCGCGTCTCGCCCCTCGCGGTCCCGATGCTGATGCCGAACGCACCGGCGGCGAACGTGTCGCTGAAGTACGGCGCCCGCGCCGCCGTCCACGCGCCGACCTCGGCCTGCGCGTCCGGCAACGAGGCGATCGCCATGGCGATCGACATGATCCGGCTGGGCCGCGCCGACGTGGTGATCGCCGGGGGCACCGAGGCCGCCATCCACCCGCTGCCGATGGCCGCGTTCGCGAACATGATGGCGCTGTCGAAGAACGACGGCGACCCCACGACGGTCTCGCGCCCCTGGGACACCGGCCGCGACGGCTTCGTGCTCGGTGAGGGCGGCGCCGCGCTGATCCTGGAGTCCGAGGAGCACGCGAAGGCCCGCGGTGCGCGGATCTACGCCGCCGTCCTGGGCGCCGGCATCAGCAACGACGCCCACGACATCGCGCAGCCGGACCCCGAGGGCCGGGGCGGCACCCGCGCCATCCGGCAGGCGATCGAGGCCGCCGAGGTCTCGCCCTCCGACGTGCGGCACGTCAACGCGCACGCCACCTCCACGCCGCTGGGAGACGTCGCCGAGGGCCTGATGCTGCACGCCGTGCTCGGCGACGCGGTCGACGACGTGGTCGTGACCAGCACCAAGTCGATGACCGGGCACCTGCTCGGCGGCGCGGGCGCGCTGGAGGCCGTCGCGACGGTGATGGCGCTGCACGAGCGGGTCTCCCCGCCCACGATCAACCTGGACGACAAGGACCCCAAGGTCGACCTGGACATCCCCACCAAGGCACGTGACCTGCCCGAGGGCGACATCGTCGGCCTCAACAACTCCTTCGGCTTCGGCGGCGCGAACGTCGCGGTGGCCTTCGGCAGCGTCTCCTGA
- a CDS encoding acyl carrier protein, producing MATTEEIRADLADIVNEVAGIDQADVQMDKSFVDDLDVDSLSMVEVVVAAEEKFGVTIPDDEVKNLKTVGDAVAYIERAQA from the coding sequence ATGGCCACCACTGAAGAGATCCGCGCCGACCTGGCCGACATCGTCAACGAGGTCGCCGGAATCGACCAGGCCGACGTCCAGATGGACAAGTCCTTCGTCGACGACCTCGACGTCGACTCGCTGTCCATGGTTGAGGTCGTCGTGGCCGCCGAGGAGAAGTTCGGCGTGACCATCCCCGACGACGAGGTGAAGAACCTCAAGACCGTGGGCGACGCCGTCGCCTACATCGAGCGCGCTCAGGCCTGA